TCTCCGCGCCTCGCGCCAACAACAGCCTCCAGCTCGCCTTCACCTCAAACAAATCTTCCGCGAAGATCGGCAGCCCCGGCCGTAGCCTGAACGGGGGGTTGTTGTGCGCCAGGCAACCGGCAAAGACCTCCCCGGATTCGAGCAGGACGCTGACCGATCCCGGCGTATGCCCGGGTGTATGCAGCACCCGGCCCGCGATCCCGTACTCAGTCAGCGAAAGGCCATCATCGCCCAGAATCACGTCGGCCCGTGCCCCGGGAAAACTGAAGAAGGGCCTTAACGGCACCAAGGTGGCGCGCGCCATCCGGCCCCAGGTCGTCACGGCCGAAGGCAATCCCTGGACACCGCTCTCAAGGTCGCGGCGATCTCGCTCGTGGATAGCTATTTTCGCCCCGGTCATCCGCCGCACCGCAAGA
The sequence above is drawn from the Acidobacteriota bacterium genome and encodes:
- a CDS encoding MBL fold metallo-hydrolase; its protein translation is MSARIYSKRLGINRCYVIRDGGSIMIDAGPPRSGRAIERWLGEIGIRPEEIQLIVLTHGHSDHVGSALAVRRMTGAKIAIHERDRRDLESGVQGLPSAVTTWGRMARATLVPLRPFFSFPGARADVILGDDGLSLTEYGIAGRVLHTPGHTPGSVSVLLESGEVFAGCLAHNNPPFRLRPGLPIFAEDLFEVKASWRLLLARGAETVYPGHGDPFPAEIIREALA